The segment GAGAAGTTATGTATATAGCAGTGTAATTTATCAAATAACAAGAGCATATcctgcagaaacaaaatgggGTATCGATTCCCAATATAAAGTCAAAACTAAAACACAACAGTGAAATACATAAAAGCTGCCAACCACTGGTGATCCGTGGTAGGTCTGTTACACAGGAATTTAAAGGCAGGTTACAACATAGCATGTCCTTTATTTATTGAAGGCAGTCCTTCCTTGTGCCCTAATTCATAGATTTTCCGTGTCCTGATGACCACCACCAGAAACAGGCAGCTGGGTGAGACATTTGTCTTGGTATGTGCACAAGCTCAAGCTATTGCCATTAGAGCTGAGCAGAAAGTTTACCAGTGTCTATTTCTCACAATTCAAACGTGGAGGAACCAAGTTATTCTTCTTTGGTGCCTTCTCAAGGTGGAACAGCCTTCAGATATTCTGTCACTGCCTCACACTCCCAGGCAGTGCCCAACTGCTCCCCATACCAGGCATTTATTGCTATTTCAAGGCTGGTTTTCTGCCTAGCATCTACTTATAGCAGGGGAATCTAGCAAAATCCCGCTGGTATGTGTCTTTGCTGTGATATCAAGCATCCTAATTTCAGTCAGAAATGTTTCACTGTGGAGTCAGAGGACACATTATACCCGTTTTATCAGTACACAACCCCAGTCATATGTGTGCCTacaggaagaaatgtttcccatGCAGAGAATGACTCAGACTAGGTcaaagcagagacagaaggaGAGTGGAGAAAAGTGAACAGTAACTGCAGTGTACAAAAGGTGGCATTTATCTTAGCGGAATAACAGCTGCTCACTCTGAAGTTAGCAGGACGTATTGTGATTTTCTGACACTGAAGCCCACCCTTCAGGAACCACTGATAAAGAATACGAAAAGACTACACATGCTGAAAAAGTCATCTTTAACAAGACAGGGTCAGATTCTGATTAAACTCACTCACATTGAGAGGCATTTTACTTCTGGTCTTGGTTTGACTCACTTTAACACCATCATTATTAGTGAAATAAGGCTTAGTTAAGTGCTGGCCAGCAGTGCACTGCAGTTGCACTCCTGTTGGGTGCTGATAATTGATAATTAATAGTTATTCATCTCAAGacaaatttcagtatttttggtTTCTCCAAGTGCCCAACTCCACTGCTTGGTGATGATAGCATGGGGTTCCCCCGCAGGACTGTTATAATGACTGATCTTAATGACTGATTTCACCTCACCATTGCATGGTACCTCCAGCTGTGGTAGAGCTCAGGAGCACGGGCTGTAATAACTGGCAGGCATGGAGCTGACTCTGTTTATAAGATTAAACAATGACTAAGCTTATAGCAAGAAGTATAAACAGTGTTGTAATAATGCTGTCATTGCAGCATAACTAGAATAAAATGAAACTCTTATAAAACGTAACTGCTTTTTATTATAGCAAAGTCAAATGTAATCAGAAAACAGCTTCCTTTTGGTATAAATGTTCCACCTGTCCACATACAGCAAGCTACACAAAGTCCCTGGTTTAGTCACCTCTTAGTTGTTCCATGACTCTTCCCTGATGCAAAACACAGTGAAGAACCCAGCCAGCTAGGGAAACCAGGGGCCATTGAGCAAGCATGATCTCAAAGAGTCCAGGACAGTCTAATTGTTTGTTGTTAGGTATTTATCggcccagggaaaaaaaaaaaaaaaaaaaaaaagataaaatccatagaattattttattcatatcAGAAATGGACTATGGCTTGTAACAGCCATCCATCAGGTTGTGCTGGAGAAAGGCTGTGAGTGTTCCTCCCACATGAGGTCCCAGCCTGGGCTCTGGCATAAAGAAGACAACCTTGGAAGTTGCTGATGGAGAAAGAGATATAGTCTTCTCTTGTTATGGCTTGGAGGCACCTCCTGGAGGAGGAGCAAGATGAATTTCACACGAGTTGTGTTGCCACATAACCTTCATGATTCCTTTGATCTGACAGGAAAGTCACTGACTCACAGAAGGCCTAGGGAGGAGtgagagatgaagaaaatgtaCAGTTCTATTGCAGGCAGATAGCAACAGGGGATGGGTTGGGTGGAGTTCAGTTGGGTTGGGTTGTCTTGGGTTGGATTGAGTTGGGTTATGTTCAGTTGGACTGGTTTGGGttgagttggacttgatgggCTTGGGTTGGACTGAGTGGGGTGGTCTGGCCACACTCAGATTCACTTGGTTTGTCTCCCTGCAATGGGGAGTGCCTCTTTGCTCAGGTATCATTTGGACTGACTTCATCTGTTTCATTTATGCTTTTTTATCTTAGCTCTCTGAAAACAGAGCTAGTACAAGGTGATACCTGCAAGGTCATAGAGTAGCCTGATTTGAAAACTAAGATTTACTGTACAAAACCAGAGAATGGatgatacattaaaaaatcaagtaagaaaagaaaagaaaatgtgaatgaagtatttttttttttttttttaagcacagagAATGTTTGAGAAGAGCAGAGATGTAAAGGGAGAAACTTGGAGCCACAAGATCCAAACTTCCCCTTGATTCTAAACTTAGCTCAGCCACTGGCCCACCGTGCAGATGACTCACTGCACTTCCTTGAACTTAAATCATTTCTCCTACAAAACTTGTTAAAGAAAGACGTCAGTGTAAATTAGATGTTGTATCTAAGTTTAGCTATGGCCAATACATAAATATTGTAACTTTAATGTGCTCCTATCATTTTTGTCTGATTTagaaatatgtgtatatacatacacatatgcCTGTGTATACATAGCAAGGGAGAGAAAGATTTCTTTGTGCTATTTTTATGATTTAATTTCCATATATTGTTATTTTGCTGGTGACATAGCAGCTCACAACTGATTAGGAGTTTAACCATTTTGAGCACAGCCTGATTCCCACACCGCCCAAGCACTCTTCATCCTCTCAAACTGTCAGTGAAGTTTCAATCCCAGCCAGGCGGTGGGAGCGAAGGGAGCACACATTCGGCATATAACATACATGGTGGCTGATTTCTTGTGACACTAATCTTCACTCCTGAGGGAAAGACAGGCATTTATTCCTAACTCTACCACTCAAAAGTATTCATCCTTCTCACCATTAACATAAATGTCAAAACAGAGATCAGCCATAGGCTGAGTTTAGTCTAATCTGTCCAAAATGAATACAAATTTAGATCTGTTGTCAAATCTTGAATGATAAAGCCTTTAGCGTGGGCAACTATTTTCTGTTTGCCCTCTCCACACTGGATATGCACTCTCAGAGGACCATATTACCCCTACAAAAATGGACTGGATATGAAGCCAACCAACCTTTCCAATATGAGCTAAGAATTAGGGGAAAAAGCCCAAGACTttcagaaacatgaaaacaaaaagaaaaaaaaaaaacaacaacaacagaatttTTTTAGTAGAGTTTATCTTCCCTTTAATGCTGGTATTAAATTAGTGGGTGCTGAACTCCCAAGTTGTTGAtccagcagagaaaaacagGTTCCAATCTGCACATTGGTTTGAGGGATCTGTTGAAAACGGCAATGGGAATTCCTATTCCTGTGGATCTTTCCAATTCCCagcctccctctcccttctccagTTTGCATTTCCACGCTGAGGATGTCATATGGGAGATCTTTCTTCATGTTAGATCCTGTCCTACCCAATTATACCTATGCAGCTTCTCTCATACCCTGCTATTAAGATGCTGGACAATACCACAGAGGAACCAGAAATGCCCTTTTTCTGCCCAACTTCTGTAATTCATAATGCCCTAAATCTCCATAAGGTTCTCTTTGAAGCGAAAGAGATGAAACTCATCTCAGAGCCTGAATAGAAAGAGGTCTCCTTTCTGTGATCCACATAAAGGAATTGTGCTGTTTCAGAGATCAATGCAACCATCTATCTTAGACTCTTTTATCATTATTGAAGCCATAAAACAAACACTCTTGTATAAATGGCAAACATAAGATGCTTTTTTCCAGTGATTCTTACATAACTTTGCTCAAAAATAAGTCCAATTTTTAGGCTTGGACGATCTTTCTCAACAGCCACTTAACTATTTACTGCAAAAGATGCAGTagatctttttgtttgttttgcctctAGCACTTCAACCACTTTATCTCTAATGCCTGATACCACTGATATCCCTCCCGCGTATTCCAGATACTCTTCTCTAGCTATTCTAGTTAAGTAAGTGAACTACACTCAGTTTTAGCACAAAGCATTTGCAGATGTCCCACACAGGTTTAGAGCCATGAGATGTTGGTTATGCCAGGATGGGATTACTTCCATTAGCCTGAGTGCATAAGAAAGAGATCTGGCCAGCAGCCTGCCACCAGTCACTGGTCATTGCTGTCTTGGGCTTGGTGCTTAGTCTGGGCCTTCTCTGGCATAACTACACAGATCTGCACTGGTTCTGGGGGTGGCCATGCATAACAGTACAGGAATGGCATTACTGGCATGGGTCTGCACTCCCTGAAGGTGACTGGAATGGGAGCCAGGTGACAATGAAGGTGACAGAATGTGATGGTTGTGCAAGGATGAATGCATGTCTCCCAGAATTAGCTAGGGCCATGATTTCTGGGTGTGTGAAGGGATCATCCAGAAAAGAAGCTAGATGTGGGGAAGGATTTTGATCTCTCAGCATGATGAGAGCAAATGCCGAGAGAGCAAATGCAAAGCTTTTAAGCAACCAGCGACACCTGAGGAAGTAGAGGAAAAGCTGCCATTTTTTGCCTCATTCTTGAGATGGTTGCTTCGGAGTTCTGCAACCTCTTCTAGTCTCAGCATTTCAATGAGGATATTCAAAATTGAAAATGGTTGAGAAGTAATGCCGTCTGTTAAGACATCCCTCACAATGAGCACTTAAATACCAACCTTTCTATCTCAAAGGTAGAACACAGCAGAGTAAATCTCATCCTGAGACTACCTATGTGGAGAAGAAAATCTCCAGGCGTTAGAGATTCTTCAGCAGGCTCTTAGTATCCAGGACTcgaaaatgaaacaaactgaaacagGGCACAGAATGCTAAGCTGCACCATTTAGAAGAACTTATCCAGCAAATCTGCCATTCCTGCAAGTCTTGTAATCAATACTGCTGTCATAGAGAATAGCTCACTCAGAAATTAAATGCTAAATGAAGGACTCCATGAAATCCTATGCCCTGTATTATCTAAGATAGAGTAGATGACTGTAAGAGTCCCCTCGGGTCTTAAAAATCTATGAGTATCGTTAAAAGGATAGGCACTTCTAGAGACTAAGCAAGAAGTCCTTAAAATGTTCAGGGATGTGCTTTCCTTGCAAGTTTTGCCTGAAGAATAACTAAATGATTTGGCCTAGAACTGGAAATTAAGTTGCAAAACTATCAAGTAAGCAAGCCCCATAAATATCCAACTTCCTGCTAAAATTCTATTTTCCTTAACTCCTAGTGAAAGCATATAGAGCCAACAGAAAAACTTTGGGCTTGAAGAGGGAAGAGTAAATCTCAATGGTGACACGGGGAGGAGGCCAGCTCCTCCACAGTCACAGCCTGTGAATGGCAGATGTTGTCACACCCAGATGTACACCAACGCTCTACAGAAATCTGTTCTTTGAGGCTCCCCTGATTCTGATGTCCTGCGTAACCGTGAGAGAGATGTGGTGTGGCAATGCATTTCTGCATGCTGGGACCTGGATTGTGCATCCTGCTTGAGTCAGCCAGCCTTATTAACTAGCTGGAGTTTGTCATTCTGAATGTCAGTTTTATAATGTGGGGCTCCAAAATGACATGTTGTCTAATCCTCATTTCCTtgggtggctttttttctccactgccGCAGCTAGCCATGTAGCAGAGCACGGAAAGCCAGGCATTCCCACAAAGCTCATGCTATATGGCTCACCGTTGCACAGTATTTTCCATCACATCTCTTCAAGTAGACGTTTAAATCACTGGCAACACAGCCGATCCTCTTTATGGAACCGTACTTTATTCAGTAAAGAGGGGCTTCAAGGCCATCTCTGACACTCACAGCAGAACTTccctcttctgcacagctcagcaagGGTCAGGGCTGGTTAAGACCTTATTTTTTGCAGTTGGACCTGTTGCAAGGCTTGTCTTCAAACTGCCAGCATCAAGGAGGTCTTCAGCTTGAATCTCTTccgtgcattctcatttcagatGGGCAGGAAATATAAGGTGTTCATATTTCTGAGCACTGCATAACCACCAAATAAGCCTAGCATCAGTTTCTCCCCGCGTGCTGCCTTTGGGAAGCAGTGTCTCGATCTTCTTACACTTTGAGAAGCCActgccctccccccctccctcctaACAGCCACTTCTCTGCATCCTTCTCTGAGCCGTTCCGCCCTTATCAGAGTTCTTACCCAGCCTGGCACTAATCCTACATGCAGGCCGCTGGCATCTCTGGTCTTCTGAgttctttcagtgttttccagacagacagcaaagtgctgctgttGAATCTAAACTATAGAGTGAGCACACAGTGGGGAGGATATGACCAGTCTATGGCACATCctggaattactttttttttttttttttttttcaataatttgCTAGGAAATTGTCATTTAATTCCTGTGCTTTAGCATGAGCTTAGAAGGAAATAGAGTTTGGTTTGAACtaaattgctgctgctttccaaggTCCTTGCATACAGCCCCTGAGCTACAATGCAAGTAATAAACATCAGCAGCTAATGACAAACGAAACTAAAGGTTGGAGGTCAGATACCCCATCCTCCAGAGTGCCGGCAAATTGCCTTTGCTCCCTTTGCAGCTGCCTATTGCTCCCTGAGACCCAAGCAGTGCTCGGTGTGCAGCACAACCACTGTtagggcagcacagcactggtgCAGAGAATGATACTACCACCGCCAGGCCAGGTGTGGATGCTAGGGGATGGATGCTCAGGGGATGGATGCTGGGGGATGGATGCTCTGGGCACAGATGCTAGGGGTTGGATGCTAGGGCAATGGATGCTGGGGGATGGATGCTCAGGGGACGGATGCTCGGAGGCGCATTGGCACGCACACAGCATTCATTAAAAGCGGATTAGGTGGAAACCTCAAACAGACCGATGCTGCCGAAAAGGAATGAATGCAGAGCACAGGAATTGTTGGAGGAGTGGGTGACAGGAGCTGGTTTGGGAAGCTAGGGCTCGGGTGGTGTGCGCAGAGCCGGGCTCTTTGCCTCGGCAGTCCCTCTTAATGAACTCGAACAGAGCCATCAGTAAAAAATATCAGAGGGTATTCGGTGATAGGAAGATTAACCAGGCACGAAAAGTTAAAAGAACGCTGCTCGGAAGTGAGTTAATTGATTTTTTAGGATGAAACGCAGCTTTCCCTGTTAGCCTCTGGGTTCCTCTCCCCCAAACATTAGACGAAATTGCATTGTTTACAAAAATTTATTAATACAAACTTTACACACTTTATATAACAGTTATCAAAGTCCTAGTTATAGATATCAGGTGCGTCATAATACTTTGCTGAAGTTCTCTTTATATCCATTTGCACACAAAATAAGTTCTCTGAGACTAACATCTACCTAAACTATCACTGCGTCTCAGGTCTGCCCGAGGCTCGGTAAGGCTGTTGGCGTTCCTAAGAAGTACACAGAGGATAACCGAGGTGATCACTTGGTGATGCTCGCAGCTAGCCACGGAACTCGAACGGAGAAGGTCAGAAACAAAACGTCAGGAGAGCCCTATGGCATCACACCACAGCCGACACGAACACAGCAAACTCTGCCCATCGCCAAAGAACGGAAAGAAGTACGACTAAAACGCAAGCCGATGTGTTGCAGCATCGTAGGGCCACTAGATAGCCATCCGTCAACTCGTGGCGATTGACGAGGTGAAGAGAAGGCACGAAAGCTGCAAAACCGCTCCCCGCGTCCCTCGGCCAAGCTGtgggggcgggcggggccgcggggTTCGGAGCCGGCCCACCCCGTCGGGCCCTGCCCCGTAGCGCAGCCCCGCAGCGTGCGGAGCCGGGGCCGCCCCCGGGCTCGGGCGGTGCCTTTGGGAGCGGCCCCTCCACGTCCACCTCCGGAGCCCGCCCCGAGCGCTCCGCGGGTGCGCGCCGAGACAGGAGTCCGTACAGAGAGAGGTGGGGTGGAAATGGTTTATCTCGTTCGAAACCGGACCACGGGTGAACACTACACATTCTTGTATGACAAAAGGTCGGTTTTATGAAATCGGTTTTACTAAGCAATAAGCCAGAATgtagaaaaatacaattttaccTCCAAACTCAATAAACAAGGAACAAAAACGTTCGTCGTAGTGCATAATTCTTTAGTGGTAGCTACAACAGGGGTTCCTAGACTTGTACAACAGAGCTTgcataaaacagaacaaaggagtgagagagcgttcacaacCGTTTTGTCGGGCGTTAgttttttccccaaaagaacATAACCCGAAGAGGTGACTCGGGCGGCTTAACAGCGCTCGGAAAGTGCCAAGAGAGGGGGAGAGGCGGGAGGGGCTGCGGGAAAAGAGCACAACAATCCAAGGAAAAAGAGCGACTCCGACCGACAAACGCACAGGCGAGAGCCCCGCCGGCTGCGGGCGGGGGGAGCACGGAGAGCAGCGCAGAGCCACGCGCGGCGCTTCGCAGCCCGCACCGGGGGGGAGAGAGGCCGCTCCCTCTGCCCCGCACGGCTCCGCGTGCGCTCCGCCCGCAGCCGGGAGAGCGGTGCTGTTTGCACCCGCCGTCCTCGCTGCGGGTCGGCATCGGGGGGCCTGGGAGGCTTGGGGGGGTCTGATTTTTtggttgggtgttttttttttttttttttttcgttcgTTGGTTTGCTCGTTTTGCTATTCTCCCTCCGATAGGCACAATTTGGATCGAGCTGTTTGCTGAATCCTCCTCTGAGCTCATCGCTCGAGGAGGCACTGATACGGACAGGACCggaatcaaagggaaaaaaaaaaaggggggggggtggggggaaataGAGAGAGAGATCGAAATCTCGAGGCCGGGGGGACCCCCTCCTGCTGAGCCCTCCCTATGCACAGCGGCACACGGTGAGAACTGAGGTGTTCGCCCCCGTGGCGAATAAAAACAGTGCCCTTTTCGTTTCCGTTACAAAAATAGGAGCGCTGTTGGAAGCGgtgattgtctttttttttttttttcgtctATTTGTTTTCTATAAAAACATAAACAGCTCAGGCGAACTCTCGTCCTGGTGCAGCTTGGTATGAAGAATCGCTCTTTAGTAgcagtatttatatatatatatttctatctCATATATAACTCAAGGATTGGTCCACAAAGTAGATCTGTGCGTTTCTCTAGTGCTTTcgtacaaaagaaaaaccatatTATTatcaaaatattcatttaatgGCTTTACTTcatacataaatacatgtttGGGGAACACGGGAGCGGCGGTCGTTCCGTCACTTTGGAAATGACTTTTGTTTGGGTTGGGGTGGTTgggtctctctctctctctctctctctctctcaatctctctctctctctctctctcaggaCTACGCACGGCAGCGGCGGTTGCTCATCGCTACAAATACGCTACTCGGCGtcctttgtttttaactctttGTTTATACCTTTTCCCCAGGACGGCCGCTAAGTATTTCTTGACAGCCATTTGTTTCCGGTAGCGGCTGTAGCTGTCCGTGAAGATGCCGTCTATGTGCCGCTTGCTGAGCGGTTCCGCCTCGTCCCCCAGGCCGCTGCTGGCACCGCTGCAAAGCACCGAGAAGGACACAACCATCAGGAGGGGCCCTCCCTCCGCGCCCCGACCCCAACCCCGGCCCTAACCccgaccccaaccccaaccccgGCCCTAacccccggccccggccccgcatCTCCCGGCAGACAAagggcggggcggcgcggagcgAGGcgtctccccccccccccgccatgCATTATGCATCGCGTTCCCGGGGGGGGTTCGCTCCGATGGCaccacccggggctgccccGCGGGAGGGACGGCCGAGCCCCGGGTGCGGCCGCCTCTCGTTCCGGCAGAGCACCGCGGGGAGAtggggccgccccgccccggccgccgcccgccgcgctTTGTTCGCTCCCGTCCCCGCCGCAGCCCTTACCCGACCCGCTTGGCCATCAGGGAGTGCAGGTATTTCCTTGCGGACAGCTGGCCCAGGAGTTTCCTGTAGGCTTTGCTGAAGATCCCATCGGCGTGCCTGCCGGGGGGCACGGCCCGTCAGCGCCCATCCCCGAGGCCCGCCCCGTGGCACTgggccgccgccgcccgtcCTCCCCGCATCCCCCGTGCCCCGCTCCCCGCAGCACCGCGGCCCCTCTCCTCCCCGCACCTCCACCCCGGCCGGAGGTGCCCACCCCGGGTCCGGCTCCTCCACCCCTCCCCGGCTCCGCGCTGGCCAGGTGGGTCGGCATTACGATTATTTTCGCGCCTCCCGCGGCCCCTTGGGTGTtttcccattccccccccccccccccgccccggcccTATCCGCCGCCCCTCTGTCACCTCTTTCCCGGCGGGTAGTACAGCGCGTACACCTCGCCCAGCGCGGACGGCGGCCCCGCCACCCCCAGCGGCTCCTGCTCGTAGGCGAAGTCCTGCAGGGTATTCCCGTCCTCGTCGTacacctcctcctccagcctgcgGTAAGCACGGGCGGGGCTCAGCCGGACGTCCCCAGCCCCGTCCCCGCCGCGGGACCGTGCGCCGACGGAGCGGAGCTGAGCTCGGCCCTACCGGGTCCCCCCCGCTCCCCGCTCCTCCCCGCCGCGCCCGGAGCCGGGGTGGGGCCTGCGCCCGCCGCTGGGTTTCGTTGAGCGGTGCCTCTGCCCTTCGGGATCTCTCCGCTTTGCCCCCGCCCCAGCCCCTCCCCGCCGCTCTCCCTGCGGTACGATGTAGGTCACGGTACGATCCGGGCGGCTATTTTTGTCTGGGAGCTTTAGCGGAGGTATTAATAATAGATGCCGCTAAAGTGTTCGGCTCCTGCTAATAACGGCGCTGAATGGAAGGAGCCggtgggagggagctgggggccTCCCGAGCCCCACGGCTGCTGCTTCCCGCAGGGAGCCCCGCCGGAGGCACCCCACAGATGGGACTCCGGAGAGGGCACCCCATAAAGGACAGCCCGAAAAGGAAACCCAATAAAAGGCGTCCCACAAATGGCACCCTATAAAGGGCACTCTACGAAGGACATCCCAAAACTGACTCCCCACAAATGGCGCACCGATAAAGGACACCCCACAAACGACACCCTACAAATAACACCCCGCAAAGGACACCCCACAAGTAACATCCCACGGAGGACCCCCCATAAGGGGCACCCTGCGAATGACACCCCACAAATAGTATCCCGTAAAGGCCATTCCAGAAAGAACACCCCAGAAAGAACACCCAGTAAGAGACACCCCACAAAGGAAACCCAACAAAAGATACCCCACGAATTGCACCCCGTAGAGGACGCTCCACAAAGGACACCCCACAAAAGACATCCAATAGAAGACACCCCACAAAATGACACTCCACAAACAACAGCCCGCAAAGCATACCCCACAAATAACGCCCCGCAAAGGACACCCCACAAATGACACCCAGCGGAGAACATCCAATACACGACACCCACAAGCGACACCTCCTCGGACCCCCGCCCGCACGGCGCGGTTCCCCGCAGGACCCTCCGCTCAGAGTTCAGCACTGCGGGGCGGGACAGCGGCCCCGGCCCCAAAGCCCCCAAAGCCCGAACGGGCTGCGGGCAGCCGGGAGCGCAACCCCAAATGGGAAACTCCGCGCGACACCCCCGACGCGAGCAGCAACTCCGAGTAtgtaacacagaaaagaaacgCCAGCACCTCACGGCCGGGAGGGAGGTGGCATAAAGACGGGTAAACGCGGCGGGAGGGGGGACCGAACCGTCGCAAACTCCCTACGGCACTCTCATCCTcgcgccgccccggccccgggCAGGCACACGGTGTACCCCCAAAGCGGAGGGGATCCGGGACCCTCGGACAGCACCGAGGCGTGGGGGAAACCCACCTGAGCGCCGGGTACTGGAGTCCAACGGCGGGTGAGCAGTAGACGCTGCAATGCATTATTATGCCATAGACCAGGAGGGCTAAGAGCGCTTTGCTACACATTGCCACTCTGTGcgggagggaaaggaaaagcgctgtcaaataaatgaataaataaataaataaataaaatagtaataaataaataatttttttaacaaaatgaaaaataaaaccgATAAAAATtttaagttaaataaataaaaaatataaaaatatcaaaaatataaacaataaGAGTCCCCCACGACCCACCGAGCGCAGCGgtgccgccgcccgccccgtcgGTGCCCTCCCGCTCCGGGAGGCCCCGGGAGCCGCCTCGGGTCCTTACCATGAAACTGTGACACCCGGCACTGAGAGCGTGTGGCTGcggaagggaaagggagagaggaaaaaggagaaaaaccccagagaggaggggggaaaaatagtGCTATCTCCCAAGTTGCGGCCGAAAGGAGTCAAAGGGCTCCCGGCATCGCCTTTCCGCTGGGCGAAGGATGAAGAAGGcgcagaagcagcagagagttGTTGGGTGGTTTTAGGGGAATCCACTCcgacaaaaataaaaggaaaaaaaaaaaaagggggggggtgggggggggggaaatcgAAAAGGCCAAAAAAGTTTGCAGGCAGCCGAGCAGATCCGGAACGGAGTCTGCAGG is part of the Gallus gallus isolate bGalGal1 chromosome 2, bGalGal1.mat.broiler.GRCg7b, whole genome shotgun sequence genome and harbors:
- the ADCYAP1 gene encoding glucagon family neuropeptides precursor produces the protein MCSKALLALLVYGIIMHCSVYCSPAVGLQYPALRLEEEVYDEDGNTLQDFAYEQEPLGVAGPPSALGEVYALYYPPGKRHADGIFSKAYRKLLGQLSARKYLHSLMAKRVGGASSGLGDEAEPLSKRHIDGIFTDSYSRYRKQMAVKKYLAAVLGKRYKQRVKNKGRRVAYL